Part of the Impatiens glandulifera chromosome 8, dImpGla2.1, whole genome shotgun sequence genome is shown below.
GATGCTGGAGGATTGGTGGAATTGGATACCGGTTTTACTGATTCTGATTccatctttctttcttcttctctttgatCACGAGTCACCTAAATTTTACAAAGTCCATGACATGACATGATTGAAACAAAATCAGCAAGAGACATCAAATGTGGAATATGCAATATGACTATTGCAAATGGACACACAATGACACAATATgtctaaggccttgtttgtgATCTgtggttatttccaaataacctttTTTGATATAGATGATAGAAAATCaagttatttgggtaaaaagacaTTAGGGGTAAGAcgatattttagttaatatttgACTGTGAGTAGATTGTTGATTGGGTAGTACTGGATTAGTTtgattaatctcaaataacccacataaaacaagctccaacaatcaaacaaacaacAACACTTTCATATCAAATGAATTTGTATATGTTTCTTATATTGAACGGTATCAACGCAAGAACATTTTGAACAAACCCGGGGAAAGGAAGTTTAATCAAACAAGGATAATGAAGCGTGACTGTACATTACCGGGGTAGATGCTTTAGGAGAAGAATGGTTTGCAGCAGAACTTATTTCTGTACATAGAATAAGCTGAGGGATTTTCTTCTCCTCTCGAAACTGTTTAATATTCTCCTTATATCCCATTCCACCATTAATTCTTGAATTTGGTTCCATGGGTGAAAGCTTCTCTTCTCTGGTTGGGGAaggaaattttgatttttcatatttttgtatcCATCTCTTATCTGCATACCTAGAAAAGCCCACACTTAACAATTACTCAAGGAGAATAAAACTTGATTAATCAGTTATTGACCTATACTCACTTTGCCCGAATGAAATTCTCAATTCCAACTCTATCATATTTAGGTGGCAGCTCGGCTTCCCAATAGctatttgatttttcatttcCCATAGCTGCAAAGtagagtaaaaaaataaaaattcaggTTCTCAACCGAAATGCATTTTCATATGAGATAACGATGCTCACATTGAATAAATGCAATCTGATCCGGGAGCCATGTGTCAAGTGTGGCTGATCTTACCTGCAGAAAGAAAACCAAGTTCATCAATAATGAAATCATCGTGTTATTGTTTCTTATAAGATGGTAACATGAAGAACAATTGACCACCTTCGATATATGCACTCCAAGGCTTCTGTGAATCCCAGAACATTGCATACATATGAAAATTCCAAGATTTACACTAGCCCATCTTGGAGCTCTGCAGTacaaaacaacaacaaaataaatgaacaataTTGCTTAACTAACACGTTTCTTCTTGGTTCCAACATATCGAACCAATGAACCTACTTGCTTTTGCAGTCTGCACATTCTCTGTTCTCGGGTAGTTTAAGAAGTCCTTCCAATATCTGCAGATTGAATTCACGTTAATGTTCAAGTCAGCTCATAAATGCTTCTCTTTCTGTTTATgtattctcttcattttcttaattaCTCAAGAAACCAAGTAGATAATCCAAATGAATCAAGTTTGTTTGGGAAAACATAAAAAGGCACAAATATCCTTCTTTTCTTTAACAATTAACCAATGGGTAAtgaatgaaatttgaaatgGGCAAAATATGTAAGGGCAGAATAGTCTTGTAGGTATGCAGTTTTAGATTATCTTGATaatccttcttcttttttttaccCAAACAAGATTAACTACAACCCAACTCAATCAGATTTGACAACAAACAGATTTGACAACCTAACAGTATATATGAAATGAAGATTGGTTAGAACAGGAAAATTGAAATTCTACAATGAAATCATAGCAGAAAGGAGAGTAAGATCATTATAGAGATGTTTAATCAGTGCAATATGTGTATGAATGTGAACCTTTCTATGTTTGGCGTTCAGCTCCTTGGATACACTAGCTTTCCCATTCATGGCGATACAGAGATAGTAAAAGGTGGAGATTGGTTCCTGCGAAAAAAGTTAAGTTTCTGTGTAGATAAGAACAGCTGTGTTTCATCAGACAGATTACAGAAAGGAGAATCATTCGAATTGGAAAAGAAAAGAGAGGTCTATGGATTTGACTTTATACCTCTGTTTTGTTTATCAATTTGGAAGGTTGGTGCGTGTTAAAATGAAAGACGCCATGGGCCATGCCATTGCCTGCCtgccctcctcctcttcctccgtGTACACGTTTTTGTtgctttttctctcttcttcttcttcttcttggcgGTAGGCGGAAAAAAGAGTCATATGATTCCATTAGTTTGTTTGCCTAATGCTTTTATGACGAACAAGACGACCAACTCATTCTGTCTcatgtttgtttttttgtttttgtaattgatCGAGGCGTaaaataacacaaataaacacaattaaatatataatattttataaaaaaaatatatttattaagtatttttattttatttaataaaaaaattataaaatattcaaataaaaggtaattcatattttgtttgatatatatagtCAATTAATTGATGAgaatagagattttttttttttaaaagaaaattagaatGACTACCAATTGTTATAACCTCCATTTTAATCTAAAACACTTTCCGATGgaatcaaaatgaaaatagaaaggACGTGATAGttgaattttaagtaaaatatttaaataacctatatAAAACGAGCAATatgaattttaagtttattttttataaaatataaatttttaatatattataatatatataatattaaaaatctgtttatatcattttataaatatatatatatatatttgtattttagaatatgatataattgtgttttttttaattgtctcattctcattcataattatgaaaggatcataaaatttaacaattaatatattttatgagaaAGAGTGCAAAGTGCAACcaccatattatatatattaaaaaatgactcataataaaataaataaaaagatggAGAAAATGActcataataaacaaatatagaTCACAAGAATCACAAAATATTGAAGTTTTAatctgacatagtatttaaataaaagaaaatacaaaaagaataaggtaaatattattaataattgtttggTTAACAGTTCTCCTCCCTATCATATTCAAGCTATCGTCAACCATTAAAAGTCGCCTTCaagataatgtatattaattagTGGATGATTCATCATGATTGGATGTGAGTGACACCATTTTTAGATTGAGAGAATTATTCTCcacttttatcttttaattcCAACTTTTTTACATTATAAGTTTTTAACTAAAAGTGGGTTTGCTTCATTTCAACTAAAAGAAATATTAGtttcatatttctttttattaatttgtgtttatttatataagaatggttgtaaaaacaaacaataaaaacataatattgtgtagagaaaatcaaatattaaaaaatcaatgtgtgcaaagatattttaaaatagttctCAAAATGACAATGAACTCTCCGACCGAATTTGTCAATTTCTGAGATCGAACTTCATATATTGTCAAAATATAGCATACGTAATCTAGAAggatttacaattttttttcaaccaaattattcactaaaaaattaatagggataatttttaaaaataatttatatgatctCACtcgaaatatattatttaaagttatgATATAACCATGGTCCTCGTTTCAACTAAAAACGTTTCCAATTTAAATTGAACTTTTgacattttgatctcttaatCCGACTTTTATCactgtataattttaaaattagttacaTGTACTGAATTATTGTTATGCGACTAGTAACCGaatataactaaatttaaatttattaaaaaaaaatggatcaaATTCACTGTCACCCATATTCAATAATATCATTCTTAGTAAATTCGAAATCTTTTATATCTTGtttgacttttttttcatttgagttACATTTTTGGCTTTACCAAAATTTCATACATAAACAATAACTAATCTCAATATCaataacaacatagtttaaaaGACAGTTTTTTCAgtacaatttaaatatataagcaTTTAGAAACTAAACTCAgtgaaatagaaaaaaaataaaaaattatggattATTTCTTCAGATGGGACcaaaataataactaaacagaaaaatcatttaaaatcttaaaGGGGGCATCTTCACGTGAGTCTATAAATATTACATCATTTTCTGATTTGATGGTTCACTAACAAACCATTATTATATATCCAAGAATTCATTTATTTCCTGTGAATGGAAATATAACTAAACTTAATGCGGTTGGTACcaaaaatacatgataaatcAATGTTacagttatttttataatggaTTGGCTTTAGgtagattataaatattattcctCCATAGAAAGTGTCCATTCAATGAACccattattatatttgtaatccTAACAAATAACAatagctgctgctgctgctaaACTTTACATTATTGATGACATAATTGAGTTGGGTTAGCACCAACAACAGGACTGATGAATTTGACAATTATGCATATTATTCCTATATGGGTCCCTTCATTAATCATTATATCTTCTTAATCATTCCAGCTAAATATACTACATCTAGAGCTGTACAGAATTTCAGAAAATAGTAACTAAAAATGTACCTTCTCGAGAGAACAGCTCGATCGCCTTACCCTGTTCAGGAACCAAACCAAACACAGATCATATGAGTTAGTATTATGTTAAACCCGCAATCCAGAAATTCaaatttgtatttgattttaTCTCCCATAGTAGTTTACAACTAGACACTTCTAAATAAGATAATCAAAACCTTTGTAAtctttaacaaaatttaatcaaGAAAAGCTGAAGAAAATAGGGCCAAATTTCTGCAATACGCTATTAGAGCAGGCAAAGTTTCCTTTAATCCACCAAGATCAGCTTTTCTAATTCATTTGTAATCAGAACTCATAGAGAGTTTTGTTTCAATTGATCTGTAGAAATGTTTCTTGTGGCAGTAGGAACAGCCAAGCGCATTCCATTAAGTTCTGGTTTTGCAATGACTTGACAACCGAGGCGAGATCTGTTGAAAAGCATAATATGAATGAGAATTACTTATTTAGTTTGACAAAGTCAGCCAAATTTTGTGTGGAATGAAAGTGCTTACGTTTTTGTCAAGCCAAAGGCAAGATCTAACATGTCATTTTCTTCATCAGTTGGATCTTCTAGCTTATTGTAGTATTCTATGTCCTAAACAACAAAGATAATAACAAGCAAGAAAAGTTTAGTAATCAGAACAAACCTACCCCAAACTTTTATTTAGCCCCTTAAGTTcgtttcttttaaataaattttgttttaggttaaccctaaaccctaaaacacCGTTCAGATTATCATGAGAATTTAACACAATGTAAAGTACATCAAGAAGTGACGCTACCCTGATTGCCAAAATTTGTATGATCAATGATGCAGATGCAAAGTGTCAAAAACAAAACCTTTTTCCACTAACTGTCTCCAAAAATGGTCATTTCAAAACTTTAAGggacctaaatcaaacaaagttTCGAGAAGGATATCAAAATTTGCAATAGTTTAAACGCTTATTTATGGATTTT
Proteins encoded:
- the LOC124911274 gene encoding ADP-ribosylation factor GTPase-activating protein AGD5-like, with protein sequence MAHGVFHFNTHQPSKLINKTEEPISTFYYLCIAMNGKASVSKELNAKHRKILEGLLKLPENRECADCKSKAPRWASVNLGIFICMQCSGIHRSLGVHISKVRSATLDTWLPDQIAFIQSMGNEKSNSYWEAELPPKYDRVGIENFIRAKYADKRWIQKYEKSKFPSPTREEKLSPMEPNSRINGGMGYKENIKQFREEKKIPQLILCTEISSAANHSSPKASTPVTRDQREEERKMESESVKPVSNSTNPPASTVNSTNSPASTVDYATELFNLLSVDSPSTFNHGQSFEAERKIQQTSGIEDLFADVQWITSHTTTADKPLQEVKKDNTNLFVKHQQQVSPSATQQQSFFTSAAAPAPAPLHYGFNATQFQGQNSRGGSLNGYGQVPGMTTNTMPMVLPQKYGQMGNITGTGIYSTPSNVYGSTTPVPAVKGVSPVGINGYPTRFSGPAGSIGAQQSGRDYDFSSLTQFQGMFAKK